Within the Deltaproteobacteria bacterium genome, the region AAGCTTCGATGTTCAAGGCCCTCGGTATGTCGCTGGAGGAAGCGAAGGAAAAGTTCGGTTTCTTCATGGAGGCCCTCACTTACGGAACCCCGCCTCACGCGGGGATTGCTTGGGGCGTTGATCGTTTGACGATGATTCTTTGCAACACAGACGCAATTCGCGATGTCATTGCGTTTCCAAAAACAGCGAAAGCGACGGACCTTATGGCCGATGCCCCGAACACCGTTTCCCGAGATCAACTGATCGAACTCGGGATCCGTTTAGCTCCGGGCGTAGGTGAAACGCCAGCGACCTCCTAATAATTATTTCGTCACTCTTTGTTTTCGTCCCGCTGGTCTAGCTTGGACGGCGGGAAGCGACTGGCAATCGGCATGGCCAAAGTGCTGAGGGTGTTTCTTTCGAAGTGATTCACATTTTTCTCGAAACAGAAACGGTGCAATCCATTCTGGATGCAATGTCGGGTAGTTCGGGCAACTCAAAATCATGGCGAGTGCTAACTTCTTCTGTGCCTCCGTTGGTGCGACACGATTGTAAAAGTCGCGCTCGATTTCTAAAACCGGCAAGCCGTCGCCCATAGACGATACTTCTGGCCCAAGTGCTTTTCTCGAAGTGCGCGCCATAAAATCTTTTTTGAAAGATAGAACTCCAATACTGCCGTCAGGAAAAAAAACCGAGAAGTAGGCGTCAACGCTTTCGCTGGGCGGCTGAACTGGCACATACGTTCCCGAAGCAATATCAAAGACCAAAGCAGTTCGGCTTTTTAGCCCTGCAATATGGGCGGGAAAAGTGATCATCCCGCCATCGTAAGAAAAGGACACTTTGCTGGTTCCAAAGCCGAGATCTGCAACTTGCCGGCAATGACCTCCAGGCATGGTGATATCATAAACGATAGTGGTTTTAGTCGCCGAGCTAATCGTAGCGAATCTGCGGCCATTTCGCGACATCATCGGCAGCGCCCAGTCGAGATCACCACGATTGCTTAGGTTGCCGCAGAGTTTCGTCGGTTTGCCGATTGCGACAATCTTTCCGTCTTTTTCTTGGTAGTCGTTTATGACGCCTCTCCCTTCGCCAGTTAGCACTCGGTAAAAAGTCTTACCGCTCTGATCATTAAGCTGACCTACTGATTGATACCATCCCGTGTGGTCTTTGAATTCTGCTACTGGTTTTGCGTTTTTATTACCTCGATTTAGGTCTTCGACTTTGTAAAATCGAACCGGAACCGGATGTACATAATATTTCCCATCAAGTGTTGGGTAGGGATCAATTCCCTTCGTGATTTCGGTCGTGCGACGCGTTTTCAGGTTATAAACTTTTGCTCGAGTTTGGTTGACCATGATTCGGCTTGCCCAGCGGCCATTCATCATCAATCTGTCGTTCCCAAGGGGTTGCGAGAAATATCCCTCCGTGCCATTCAGTGAATGACGTTCATTTCGCGGCCTTTCTATCAAACAAGAACGCTCTAGTTCGAGTTCCGCTGGTAAAGCTGACGACTGAGCGGCTTGAATCGAAACCAAAGAGATCAGGATAAAAAGACCCGAACGATTCGCTATTGAACGATTAAAGATCACTTTTTTCCCTTCGCTTCCGAAGCGGAGTCCGTTAGCCACTTCTTCCAAACCGTTTTCGGTTTGTGTCCTGAATATGCGTCACTTTGCAATTGGCCATTAATAGAAGCCAGAACGGACGGGAACTGTCTGCTTAACCCGCGATACATGTAGCCTGTTTGATCGAGCGAGGCCCACTGGACAGCAACCTTCGAAATGAGCGACTGTTGTTCCGCGAGTAAGTCTTTTTGAACCTGCGACTGCTGCTCAGATGGCATATTTCGATCAGCCAGAAAAACGACCTCGAATTTGAGGTCATTTGCAATTTCGAGAATTGAAACCATTCCTTCTACAGAAAGTGGCATTGCCGTCGAGTAGCTATAATATAGAGTGTTTCCGCTTTTTAGTCCTGATTGGTTTTTCCGAGCGTCTTTCAGCGTCTTCACGAATTTATCCGCGTCGAACAAACAGTCGCTGGAATTTGATATTTCAACGGCCTCCGACCGATCGTTGTCAGAGTAAATTATGCGGGAAGAACGGAGCTCGGCATTTCCTGTGGTCGTTTGAATTTGGATCCAGTTCAAGGACTTACGATCAAAAGCGTTCCACGTTTGAACAGAGCCGATCGTAGGCGCAGACTGCCAATCCCATCGATGCAAGTTTAAATCGGTCAGCGCGATTGATAATTGATTGCGACACTCAGTCGGAGAGATGTTTTCTAACACACCGCTCATTTTAACTGCCGCCGAATTTGAGGTCGAAGTACAAAATAAAATGCTCGTAGTAATAAAGAACTTTGCGAACACAGAGAGCAAGCGATGGTTCATATTAATTTAGTTTGAAATGAGTTTGATGAAAGTTGTAGCTGACCTTCAATATCGAAGGTCTAGTATTCCGTTTTCACACTCGACTAAATTCCAGTTTTACCCTCGACTCCGCAGCTTTGTCTCAAGGTGAGCCGACAAGAGACTGCGAGGCACATGATGTGACTCACGCACACTCGAGCGAAGGGTGTGCACCGACAGGAGGTTGGTATGGAGAAGATCAGCGGAATTTTGCCTAGTTCATCGCGAGTTTCATCCGTTGATATGAAAGACGCTGCACCCATTCGCCCCGGAACACCTAGTTTCGGAAGACCAGAAGGCGTTTCTTCCTTACGAGACGCAAAAATCGGTGAAACAGCGGCTAGGGCCGCAAAAATCAATCAAGACCGTCTTGACTGGAAATCTAAGGATCTCAATCAGGCCGCTCTGGCTCGCGAGATTTCTGAAAGCTTTTTCATCAACCGAAAGGCCAATGCCGTGAATGAAATGAATGTCGACGCGGGAATGACGGAGCTAAGGGGAGATACTGCCAATCAGGGGATCCCTGCCGCAATGATGTCGGCGAAAGCCTCGGCGCCAGCCGGTTTTGACTCGAGAATCGAATCTGTTGTTGAATCTGTAACGAGTGATTTTGGCGATTTGGCTACTGATCTTGCTCCCGTTGAAATGAACGAATCGCCCCAATCCGATGCGCCAGCTGGCCTTTATCCGAGAGGCAGTTTTGTCGACGTCCGTGCATAAGTGAGATTGCTTCCATGTCGATAGAGCGTGGAAAAACAAAAGCCAATATCTTCCAGCGAGGCGACCTGGTGAATACTTCCCAGTCGCCTTTTCCCGTCTTCGTCCTTTTCAGCGACGACAATGAAGTCGATACTTGAATGAATCAGCGAGCGAACTGTGTGAGTGGTCCACTGTGGTGCGCCCATTTGCACGAGCATTTCCAGGCGCAGCAATGCCTCGCGCGGTGTTGCTGCGTGAAGTGTCCCCCAGCAACCCCTGTGACCGGTGGCAAAAGCCATCAATAGGTCCTTTGCCTCTCCGCCGCGGACTTCACCCATGACAATTCGGTCGGGCCGCATTCGCAAACAGTGCTTGAGGAGATCTCCGAGGCCGAATTCCGTGTCGCCAGCGACTCGTGCAGGTTTGGAAAGAAGTTTTGTACTTACGGCGTTCGGTATCGCAATCTCGTCGGTGTCTTCGATCAGCAAGATCCGCTCGTTTGAACCGGTTGCGTTCAGGCAGGCTGAAAGAGCCGAGGTTTTTCCGGCTCCGGTTGCTCCCACAACAAGTACATTGGATTTCTCATCTACGATTTTCTCTAAAAGTTTCCTTCCGCTGTCATCGACCCAACCCAGTTCTCTAAGCTCATCGAGTGACCATTTTTTATTGCGGATTCTTCTGAGTGTGATGTTGGGCGTTTCACTGACAATCGGGAGACCCGCGACGTGAACTCGGAAATCTCTCCATCGGCCGTTAGCAAAAGGCTGTGTTTCATCGGTGTTTGTACGCGCTTCTCGCGTCAGCCGGTGAACAAAGCTTCGGAACGTCGTGTGATTTAAAAACCTGTCTGAGTGAGGAATCAACTTTCCTTTCCGTTCGAGCCAAATCACTTCGGGTGAAAGAATGAGGATCTCGGTAACGTCGTCGTCACCGATCGCCGAGTGGAGCGGCCCAAATTCAAATAGCTCTTCAAGCACACGGCGTTTCGTAATTTCGCTCAGATGGAGAGTCGCTTTATCTATGCACGTTTCAAGGGCGACGTCGCGATCGCGGTTAATACGATCCAATACTGGCGTGTGCTTGAGACTTGGAATTTCTTGAATGGCACGTAACGTTGATTCCGCTTGCTTAAAAACTTCAGCATTGAAGAGGGTATTTTCACTAGATTCCATTTTCGCCCTCGCTTGGCGCATTTGGAAAATAGACTTCGGGCGTAACGAAGACCAAGAGTTCGGTAAGGTTTTGGTTAAAGTCTTGGCTTTCGAACAGTCTTCCAAGAATAGGGATGGAGTTTAATAGAGCGACCCCGGAGACCGCTTTCGATTCTTCTTTCTTTATTAGCCCCGAAAGCACGACAGTTTGAGTTCCCTTGAGATTGAACTGAGTATCAATTCGATTTGTGAGAATTCCCGGTACAGTGTCGACTTTGTTGGCCCCATCGAGCGACGAAATTTCGGTGCTAAGCTGAAACTTCAAACGTCCCAGGCGATCTGCCCGTGGCTGAACATGGAGCATGATTCCGTATTTTTTCCATTCAACTTGCGATGTGCGAATAGTGGAAATTTTAATAGGTATTTCACCACCGGCGAAAAACTTTGCCTCTCCTCCCGAACGGCACAACAGATTGGGCATAGCTAAAATCCGACCATCACCGGAATTTTCAAGTGCTTCGATTTTGGCGGTGAGCGATTCGCTCGACACCACAAATGAGGAGGCCGCGCTAACCGTCAAATCTTGAGGCCATCGAATCCCCAGCAATTGCCTCTTGGAACGACGGATTTCCGCAAGGACAATCTGTGTTCGAACCATCGGTTCGAGCTCATTTAACGTTGCCGAGGTTTCAAGCGATAAACCAAGGGTGGTCACTGCTAGAAGTTGAGTTGCCGAATGCTTCGGCCCCTCAGTGCCGGAGGTCAGCCGGATTCCCGATTCATCTATACGCAAAAAGTCGCCCGGCCACGCTAGCTTCTTTAGTTCTCCGTCGATTGCCCTATGTAGGTCTCCTCGGATCGGGGCAAAGGTGTTGGCTTCAAGGCGCCAAGCAATTCGATGAGTTTTTGCTATTGCTACTAAGTTCTCCCAATCATCAATTCGCAGTAGTTCGCCGGTCACGACGACTTGCGGAAGCGCGGCTGGGTCAAGCGTGAGCCCGCGGCGTAAACTTAAATAATCGTTAAAGCGGCGGGCCGCTTCCGCGACTTTTCTTTCTGTCACGTAAATGGTTCGATCTTGAAGCAAAGACTCGTCTCGCTTGTCGCGGACATCGCCTCCGCGGGACGAGATAAAGCGCATACTTGTTCTGCCCGTACGACGGCCGGTGAGAATGATGCTTGATCCGATAGATCGGGCTCGGACTATCCCACCGTCGCTTATATGAATTTTCGATGCGTTTGGGATTTCTAATCGCACCGATTCTCCTAAACCGATGATAGAGGTTTTCGCATTGGCCCCCAGTGCGAAAAAAGAAGAAGCTGCAAGAAGGGCATAAAGCAGGCGTCTTTGCAGGCTGGGGCTCAAGGATCGGATGATTAACAAATTGCAAATGGGCTTTGGGGCATTCATAGGTTTGGCCTCGCTGGCGGAAAAAGCGTGATGCTTTCGCAGTTCTGCAAGAGCGGTAAACCTCTGAGATCGAACTATTCGACAATAGAGTGAAGAAATTTGTCCGAGTTCCGGATATCAGTGTTGGAGGGAGTCAGGATCAATTCCGATTGAGAAGCTTGCAACGACTTTTCCTGCTTTAGAAGCCAGCTCAAGTTTAGAATCCTGCAACTTTAAAAGGGCGTTACAAATACTGAGGCCGAGCCCAGTGCCGACCGAGTGATTCAACGTGTTTTCGTTGAGCGTAAATGGCTTGAAAAGATTTTGAATTTTTCTTTCGTCGATGGCAGGTCCGAGATTTTCAATCGAGATTTTGTAAAGTCCGCCTGCAATGGTTTTTCCGCTAACTTGGATTTCGCTGCTTGCGGTGGCGAACTTCACAGCGTTGTGGGTCAGTCGACGAATCACATTTTTCAATATTTTTTCATCGCCAATGAAGTTTTGATTTTCGATGTCGAAACGAATCTCAAGGTGTCGATCCGACGCAATTTTTACGACGGGATCAGTTAGAAGTTTTTCGCTTAGTACCGACTTCGAGGTTAAGGATCTCAAATCTAGTTTGGTTTGCTTCGTCTCTGCCGAAACCAACTCTAAAGAGTCATTGATCATATCTTGCAAACGAGTTGCGGCGGTGCGGATGCGGCTGAGATAACGCTGCTGATCGACATCGAGCTTTGTTTCACCCAAGAGGTCCGTAAAACTGAGCATTGTTGTGAGAGGTGTTTTTAATTCATGGTTCACTAGCACCATGAATTGGTTTTTCGCTTGATCCAAGGTTTGCAGTTCGTCGAGGGCCTCCTGCAGCGCTCGATTCTTCTCCATCAGCTCTTGGCCGAGCTCATACCGTTCGACAGCTTTGTCGATCGTGTTAACGAGATCGACGGGGTCCCAAGGTTTATTTACGTAGCGATAAATTTGCCCGCTATTGATCGCTTCAATAACGACTTCAATATCGGCGTAACCCGTCAGCAAAATACGGATGGCATCGGGGTGGGTGGAGAGTGACTTTGTTAGAAATTCAACGCCAGTCATTCTCGGCATTCGTTGATCGCTGATGATCAAGGTAACTCGATTTTTGTCCAGAATCTTAATAGCGTCTGCGCCTGAAGTCGCCTTTAGTACCTTGTACTTCGTACGAAAGAGGCGCTCGAGCGCATCTACGTTATCAGCTTCGTCATCAACGCAAAGAATGGTGTGCTTCATCAGTTATTTCTAGTGTAGGATTTAATCAGAGGAACCTGCAATACGGTTTCCTTGAGTAGTGCTGCTCGACGTCCAAGGAGGGAAGTCGGTAGAAACCGCGCGAGAACCTAGGTTTCGGCTTGCCGACGCCCTTTCAGGAATCTCTCGAAAAGCGCGGATTCACCTGCCCAATTCCCGACCGAGGTCTAGGGCATCCTCTCTTGCTGTCAACATTTTCGACACGGATACGGCATTAGCTTGAAAAGCAACTCGACTTGTATCGAGGTGATTCAAGTCGAGCGTCGAAAATGTCGACACGGTAGAAGTGATAGACCGTTTACGTAAGACCGCTTCGAATAGCGAAGCGATCAAGGAGACGACATGAAGCTCAGAGCATGGGCAACGCTCTTGATGGCATTCATCATGATGACATCTTCCATTTCCTCAGCTCAGTGGGGATACGGAATGTACGGCGGCATGCAAGCCTGCCAAGGTTATGGTGCTGCTGAAGGTGCAAGCGATGAAGACGACGAACTGGCCGAACTTGCCGAAGAACGTCGCGAACTTCGCCGTGAAAAGCGCGAGCTTGAAAAATCATTTCGTCAGATCGAACGCGATCTCGACACGCTTCGTGAGTCGGTCACCACGGTTGTAAAATCAAGCTGGTCGACAGTGATTCTCGAGCACATGGACAAGGGAATGAACTGTTCGGTTTGTGGTACCCAACCAGGCCGAGTGGTCGTTGAGGGTCCGCAAGTAGCAATACCAGCACCGACTCCGGGTCGTCCAATCGGTCCTCCAGTTGGGCCCGGAACCGTCACAGAAACCGTCACGATTATAGAAGAAGTGGCTCCAACGCCGATCGTGCGTCCCGCGACCCCGACACCAGCGCCGCCGGCAACCCCAGTTCCGCGGCCGCCAGCTCCGCGTCCTGAGACGCCGCCACCTCGCCCAATTGTTGTGGTGCCACCGCCTACGCCGGTTCCAACACCTGAAGTTATTATTCTTCGACCGGTCCGTCCTAAACCTTCGCCAAATCCGAGTCCATCATCAACGCCCAGGAAACGAACGGAGTTCACACCAGAATCTGGCGGTGGCCGGATGCCCGCGGGTGAGCGCATGCCAGCTAATGAGGTCGTGTCCGCTTCTGCAAGACTGACGGGACAGGCACAGCCCGGTTCATTTGATGATTTCGGTCCAGATCTCGGTGAACAGACGTTTGGTGCCGATGGTTCTCCGACTCTATGTAATCCAGCTCGTGCGCCTTACACCATGAACGCCTGGCGCGCGATTTGTCGCGGAGAAGGACGAATCGATGCGCGTGTTTGTCGCGATCGTTACTTCCAGCAAGGTGAAGTTAAGCCTGCGCAAGCTAATTCATGTGCTCGTGCCATTGAACGTTACCGCAAGCTGACGCTTGAAATGACCAAAGCACAAAATCGGTTAGCTAAAGTTGAAGACGAAATTTCAAGCATTGGTTACCGAATTGGCGATATCAAGATGTCACGACGTCTTGATCGTGACATGGAAGCAGATTGTCCAGCCGGCGACGGAAGTTGCTACGAGCGCGGTTCGGCAAAAAAGACCAGATCAAAAGGTCCCTCGCTTGGACAAACTCTTCTCGCTGTCGGGATGGACGCACTTCAAATTGGTGCGACATACACGCTCGGTAAGAAAGCAAACGAGTGGAATGCACGCACGGGGCACCAAGCGGTTCCATACGTCGCTTCGGGCATCATGAGTGGCGCTTATTATCCTTATCGTACGGCCGGTCTTTATGGCGGCATGTATGGAGGAGTGAATGGCGGCTTCGGATGTTCGCCTTCGATGGCCGGCGGCGGAACGACAATGGGTCCCTATGGAATGATGGGCCCATACGGTATGGCAGGCGGAGTCTATGGCGGAATGAATAGTCCGTTCGGCTACCCTGGAATGCAGGGATATCCGAACTACGGCGGAGGAATGTACAACCCGGGGGCAGGTCCTTGGGGTATGAATGGTCCATGGGGCGTCGGTCAATGGCCAGGCGGTTACCCAGGTGCCGGCGGATTCGTTGGCGGAATCGCCGGAGGAATTGCCGGAGGATTCGCTGGAATGCCAGGAATGGCCGGTGGATTCGCTGGTATGCCCGGTTACGCTGGTGGTATGGCAGGTATGGCCGGCGGCTTCGCTGGAATGCCAGGTTACGCTGGTGGTATGGCAGGCATGGCCGGTGGTTTTGCAGGAATGCCAGGAATGGCCGGCGGCTTCGCTGGAATGCCAGGTTACGCCGGCGGTATGGCAGGTATGGCCGGCGGCTTCGCTGGAATGCCAGGTTACGCTGGTGGTATGGCAGGTATGGCCGGTGGATTTGCGACCGGATATGCCGGTGGCTTCGCCGGTATGGCCGGCATGGCCGGTGGCTTCGCGTCGCCGTGGGGAATCGCAGGCGGAATGGCTGGCGGCTTTATGACTGGCATGTCGATGGATCCAACTTTGATGCAGCAGCAATATCAGCTGCAACTTGAAGCTCAGCGACGTCAGACCGAGCAGGCGGCCTCGCGCATGCGCCTCTATCAAGGCTTTATGTCGGAGTACATGCAATTCCAGATGAAGTGGAACCAGTACTTTGGAAGTGGTGCAGGATCAGATCTCTACTATACCCCAGGCGCGGGCTCAGGTTCCACCATACCAGGCGGCTCTGGGCCAGGTGTCGGGACAACTCCGGGAAGAACGCGGTAGAAATTCGTTCCGATTGTAAAATCAAATGCGGCCAACAACGAAAACGTGTTGGCCGTTTTTTTGGCCACCGGTTGATTCAATTACCAACCGAAGTTTGTTGTCGGCTGTACTTGTGTTTCTCTGCTGCGTGCAGAAATTGCGATAGCTAATACTGCGACGCCGCCAATTGCTGCCCACATCCATGGGCGAACGATCGGTGGTTGATCAATCGGAGCCGTCGAACGAAAGGGATCGAGTGGAACGGCACCGCGACCGAAGTTGCTGATTTGTTTCAGTCCCAAATTCTGAATCCTCGGTAGAGCGACGCCGATCATCTCCTCGCATGTTTCATCTCCAATCACAGCTATTTGCGCGGGCTTAGAATGATAAGCAGAGAAATCTACTGAACAGGGGGTCTTTGGGTTGATCCAAACTTGTCGGGGCCCTAGATCTTGGAAATTCCGGGGACTCGAAATCAGCAAAGTCTTTGGCTGAAAAAGATTAGAAACGAAACTCAGTCGAATCTTTGCCGCCGGCAAATCTTCAGCCATGGAAACAGGGGCGAAGTAGATTTCGAAATACCTTTGCGATTTAGGTTGCCATTTGCCGTTCACAAAAACGCCTGAAACGTCTTCCGGCAGATCTGCAAATTTATAGATTTTTGGTGTCATTGTTTCAGCAATTTTCCTCGCTTCGAACAAAATCATGTCCGACTGTTCTCGCGCATTCGCCGCTGGCCCGGCCATTGATTCCATCGCCGATTCGGTCATCGGTTGAGAACGCCGTTTCAAATGTTGCGCGATTCGGAAGATAAGCGGATCGGTTTTCTCAGTCGCATTCTTTTGCATGCGGCGATTGAGATTCGCCTTTCTAACAAGAAACTCGAAAAAAATATTTTGAATTTCTTCGGTCCAGTCACCCTGGTCCTCAATCTCAAGGAGCGCATCAATCGCACCTACTGATGGTGGAGCAGTAGAGCCCTGAGCATCGAGCCACTCAATTTGAGCCGCAACAGTTTTCGCGCGGATCGCGCTTTCCATTTCTTGGCTGTCAGAAATTCTCTTTGCAAGAAAAGTTGCCACAGGAACAACTCCGAAAGACTGGGCACGGGCTTGAAATTCAATTTCGGAAATTGAGGGGTGCCGAAACGCCGGGGTAAAGTCTTCACTAAGGTCTCCTGTCTGGCCAGATGCGGGAGTGATTGAAAGAAACAAGGTCGACATTGCAATCAGCGGGATAAGGATGCATTCAGTTTTTTTCATGCGAAGCTCACTTTCATTGAATTGAATTTAAAGTTTCCTGCTCCGGGATTTCTTCGACGATAAAATCTGGTTTGGTATATTTTGGTCGCTGGTTCCTGCTAGTCTTGCGCGGTTCGGGATAGCCATGTTTCGGCGAGCCCTTCCTAACCACAACAAGAACGGGGGTCCCAAGTCTTGTGAGAATATCCGAATCGGCTTCTTTCACTAGAACTGCAAACTTCAAAGGATTTTTCGGTGCTCGTACCAGCGGCAAGCCGCGTGCGATGAGTCGCTTTCTTCGACTTGTACTACCGGACTCTAAGTTAACTGAGTCATCACTAAGCGCGCTGTAAAGATCAACGTAGGCATGATTCTCGATAAGCGCATCAATAGCTTCGAAATTCAGCGGTTCAATTGGAACAAGGACAAACCCGTCAGGCAACTGATCGATCAAAGACGGAA harbors:
- a CDS encoding hybrid sensor histidine kinase/response regulator, producing MKHTILCVDDEADNVDALERLFRTKYKVLKATSGADAIKILDKNRVTLIISDQRMPRMTGVEFLTKSLSTHPDAIRILLTGYADIEVVIEAINSGQIYRYVNKPWDPVDLVNTIDKAVERYELGQELMEKNRALQEALDELQTLDQAKNQFMVLVNHELKTPLTTMLSFTDLLGETKLDVDQQRYLSRIRTAATRLQDMINDSLELVSAETKQTKLDLRSLTSKSVLSEKLLTDPVVKIASDRHLEIRFDIENQNFIGDEKILKNVIRRLTHNAVKFATASSEIQVSGKTIAGGLYKISIENLGPAIDERKIQNLFKPFTLNENTLNHSVGTGLGLSICNALLKLQDSKLELASKAGKVVASFSIGIDPDSLQH
- a CDS encoding type II and III secretion system protein, with the translated sequence MRLEIPNASKIHISDGGIVRARSIGSSIILTGRRTGRTSMRFISSRGGDVRDKRDESLLQDRTIYVTERKVAEAARRFNDYLSLRRGLTLDPAALPQVVVTGELLRIDDWENLVAIAKTHRIAWRLEANTFAPIRGDLHRAIDGELKKLAWPGDFLRIDESGIRLTSGTEGPKHSATQLLAVTTLGLSLETSATLNELEPMVRTQIVLAEIRRSKRQLLGIRWPQDLTVSAASSFVVSSESLTAKIEALENSGDGRILAMPNLLCRSGGEAKFFAGGEIPIKISTIRTSQVEWKKYGIMLHVQPRADRLGRLKFQLSTEISSLDGANKVDTVPGILTNRIDTQFNLKGTQTVVLSGLIKKEESKAVSGVALLNSIPILGRLFESQDFNQNLTELLVFVTPEVYFPNAPSEGENGI
- a CDS encoding CpaF family protein, which codes for MESSENTLFNAEVFKQAESTLRAIQEIPSLKHTPVLDRINRDRDVALETCIDKATLHLSEITKRRVLEELFEFGPLHSAIGDDDVTEILILSPEVIWLERKGKLIPHSDRFLNHTTFRSFVHRLTREARTNTDETQPFANGRWRDFRVHVAGLPIVSETPNITLRRIRNKKWSLDELRELGWVDDSGRKLLEKIVDEKSNVLVVGATGAGKTSALSACLNATGSNERILLIEDTDEIAIPNAVSTKLLSKPARVAGDTEFGLGDLLKHCLRMRPDRIVMGEVRGGEAKDLLMAFATGHRGCWGTLHAATPREALLRLEMLVQMGAPQWTTHTVRSLIHSSIDFIVVAEKDEDGKRRLGSIHQVASLEDIGFCFSTLYRHGSNLTYARTSTKLPLG